One window from the genome of Thermoplasmata archaeon encodes:
- a CDS encoding preprotein translocase subunit Sec61beta encodes MARDRDSGFHSAAGLIRYFDQEDEKALKIPPWVVVVLCIGLSALVLLVTYRWPIS; translated from the coding sequence ATGGCACGCGACCGCGACTCCGGTTTCCACTCGGCGGCGGGCCTCATCCGCTACTTCGACCAAGAGGACGAGAAGGCGCTGAAGATCCCGCCGTGGGTCGTCGTCGTCTTGTGCATCGGCCTCTCGGCGCTCGTCCTGCTCGTCACGTACCGGTGGCCGATTTCCTGA
- the albA gene encoding DNA-binding protein Alba, with protein sequence MAESDIVYIGKKPTMNYVLAVVTYFNGGSRDVVVKARGRSISRAVDVAEIVRGRFVPEAKVRDVRIATEKVTSEEGRATSVSSIEIVLSR encoded by the coding sequence TTGGCCGAGTCCGACATCGTCTACATCGGCAAGAAGCCGACGATGAACTACGTCCTCGCCGTCGTCACTTACTTCAACGGCGGCTCGCGGGATGTCGTGGTGAAGGCCCGGGGTCGGTCGATCTCTCGCGCGGTCGACGTCGCGGAGATCGTCCGTGGCCGCTTCGTCCCGGAGGCGAAGGTCCGCGATGTGCGCATCGCGACGGAGAAGGTGACGTCGGAGGAAGGCCGCGCGACGAGCGTGAGCAGCATCGAGATCGTCTTGTCGCGATGA
- a CDS encoding sulfite exporter TauE/SafE family protein: protein MSPIDVLLLLALFAFLAGIGGSFLGIGGGVFLIPFMTLVLGIDIKVAIATSLIGVIATSSGAASVYVRDHLTNLRLAMFLEVATTLGAIVGAVAGLLLPGPYLFGVFGVVVLYAAGAMARTPETAKDRAYQAGEESPLSTRLNLGSVYFDQEDQGVYRYRVDRPGAGFGVSATAGLFSGLLGVGGGFIKVPAMNMLMRVPMKAAVATSNFMIGVTAAASAFIYYSQGWVNPSYAAMVIVGVFSGSNLGTRVLVRSKAQRVRFVFSVFLAAIGIFMAIRAAGIEMTL from the coding sequence GTGTCGCCGATCGACGTGCTGCTCCTCCTCGCCCTCTTCGCGTTCCTCGCGGGGATCGGGGGGTCGTTCCTCGGCATCGGCGGCGGCGTCTTCCTGATCCCCTTCATGACGCTCGTCCTGGGGATCGACATCAAGGTCGCAATCGCGACGAGTCTGATTGGCGTCATCGCCACATCGTCGGGCGCTGCGTCCGTATACGTGCGGGACCACCTGACGAACTTGCGGCTCGCGATGTTCCTCGAGGTCGCGACCACGCTCGGGGCGATCGTCGGTGCGGTCGCCGGACTTCTGCTCCCGGGCCCGTACCTCTTCGGCGTGTTCGGGGTCGTCGTGCTGTACGCCGCAGGGGCGATGGCGCGCACCCCCGAGACGGCGAAGGACCGGGCGTACCAGGCGGGCGAAGAGTCCCCGCTCTCGACTCGCCTGAACCTCGGGAGCGTGTACTTCGATCAGGAAGACCAGGGCGTCTACCGCTACCGCGTCGACCGTCCGGGCGCGGGCTTCGGCGTCAGCGCGACGGCCGGCCTGTTCTCCGGCCTCCTCGGCGTCGGAGGCGGCTTCATCAAGGTGCCCGCGATGAACATGCTCATGCGCGTGCCGATGAAGGCCGCGGTGGCGACGAGCAACTTCATGATCGGGGTCACGGCCGCGGCGAGTGCGTTCATCTACTACTCCCAGGGTTGGGTGAACCCGAGTTACGCGGCGATGGTGATCGTCGGCGTCTTCAGCGGCTCGAACCTCGGCACCCGGGTCCTCGTGCGGTCGAAGGCGCAGCGGGTCCGGTTCGTGTTTTCGGTCTTCCTCGCGGCGATCGGTATCTTCATGGCCATCCGGGCGGCGGGGATCGAGATGACGCTATGA
- a CDS encoding DUF1634 domain-containing protein: MMYPRVGLKMVQNRIAALRRAVVAEVEDINRLIYHVLRGGVVVSVAFIVFAFILESLGGGDIPSHSIAARNLLPQLVRFTPAGYLNLGILLMIFTPVARVVLSFLSFAEERDRTYVVLTAFVLLNLSVSVFLLA, from the coding sequence ATGATGTACCCGCGCGTCGGCCTGAAGATGGTCCAGAATCGGATTGCCGCGCTGCGCCGCGCGGTCGTCGCGGAAGTCGAGGACATCAACCGCCTCATCTATCACGTCCTCCGGGGCGGCGTCGTCGTCTCGGTGGCGTTCATCGTGTTCGCTTTCATCCTGGAAAGCCTCGGCGGGGGAGACATTCCGTCGCACTCGATCGCCGCGCGCAACCTCCTCCCGCAACTCGTCCGCTTCACCCCCGCGGGCTATCTGAACCTCGGGATCCTGCTGATGATCTTCACCCCCGTGGCCCGCGTGGTGCTGAGTTTCCTGTCGTTCGCGGAGGAGCGGGACCGCACGTACGTCGTGCTGACGGCGTTCGTGCTCCTGAACCTGTCGGTGAGCGTGTTCCTGCTGGCGTGA
- a CDS encoding tRNA pseudouridine(54/55) synthase Pus10 → MDEVLAAARLVDWSKLGDRTLCDACLGRLLGKVGHGHTNEERGRAIRDVTGRADGPCWVCAGLTARYDGLAEFVVRTLGPWEYDTFRVGSRIDREASAREESLWSDLALSAAEPLKAEVNREVGKRVSEAVDKEPDVAAPDIVAILDPAFDHVDLQVNPLYLRGRYRKVVRGVPQTRWPCRRCMGKGCARCGGTGKMYPTSVEEAIAAEVMRESGGTGHALHGMGREDVDALMLGRGRPFILEIKEPRRRHIDVVSAVARINASGIVEVDQLVPARGADVVPLKEDRAAKTYRVLFRMVPPVAEAKLKTAVPVLVAEPIAQRTPERVVHRRADTTRHRRILAAEVVRVDEDRAEIRVTAEAGTYVKEWIHGDRGRTSPSLAERLGVACEVIELDVLDVHDDR, encoded by the coding sequence GTGGACGAGGTCCTCGCCGCCGCACGCCTGGTCGATTGGTCGAAGCTCGGCGATCGGACGCTGTGCGACGCCTGCCTCGGTCGCCTCCTCGGCAAGGTCGGCCATGGACACACGAACGAGGAGCGAGGCCGCGCGATCCGGGACGTCACGGGCCGCGCGGACGGGCCGTGCTGGGTGTGCGCGGGGCTGACGGCCCGCTACGACGGGCTCGCCGAGTTCGTCGTCCGCACGCTCGGGCCGTGGGAGTACGACACGTTCCGCGTCGGCTCGCGGATCGATCGGGAAGCCTCGGCCCGCGAGGAGTCGCTGTGGTCCGACCTCGCGCTCTCCGCGGCGGAGCCGCTGAAGGCCGAAGTGAATCGCGAAGTCGGAAAGCGCGTCTCCGAGGCGGTCGACAAGGAGCCGGACGTGGCCGCGCCCGACATCGTCGCGATCCTCGACCCCGCGTTCGACCACGTGGACTTGCAGGTGAACCCGCTCTATCTCCGCGGCCGCTACCGGAAGGTCGTCCGGGGCGTGCCGCAGACCCGGTGGCCGTGCCGACGGTGCATGGGCAAGGGATGCGCGCGATGCGGCGGGACCGGCAAGATGTATCCGACGAGCGTTGAGGAGGCCATCGCCGCCGAGGTCATGCGGGAGTCCGGCGGAACGGGCCACGCGCTCCACGGGATGGGCCGCGAGGATGTCGACGCGCTCATGCTCGGCCGCGGCCGTCCGTTCATCCTCGAGATCAAGGAGCCTCGTCGCCGGCACATCGATGTCGTGTCCGCGGTCGCCCGCATCAACGCGTCCGGCATCGTCGAGGTCGACCAGCTCGTCCCGGCGCGGGGCGCCGACGTCGTCCCGTTGAAAGAGGACCGCGCGGCGAAGACGTACCGCGTCCTCTTCCGGATGGTCCCTCCCGTCGCGGAAGCAAAGCTTAAAACGGCCGTGCCAGTTTTGGTGGCCGAGCCGATCGCCCAGCGCACCCCCGAACGGGTCGTTCACCGGCGTGCGGATACCACGAGGCATCGACGCATCCTGGCGGCGGAGGTCGTCCGGGTCGACGAAGACCGCGCGGAGATCCGCGTGACGGCGGAGGCGGGGACTTACGTCAAGGAGTGGATCCACGGGGACCGCGGAAGGACGTCGCCGTCCCTCGCGGAACGGCTGGGGGTCGCCTGCGAGGTGATCGAGCTCGACGTCTTGGACGTCCACGACGACCGGTGA